One genomic region from Sulfurimonas sp. encodes:
- a CDS encoding response regulator: protein MPLVIFVDDSETALASTRMVTNSMPIEVKQYTQAQTALAEIKAGMTPDLIITDLNMPVMNGFEFLEALRKVPATGRTPCLMLTTETKPELKQKGKALGLTGWIVKPFNPAQLKQAISRVLRLA from the coding sequence TAGTAATATTTGTGGATGATAGTGAAACAGCTTTAGCGTCAACTAGAATGGTAACAAACTCAATGCCAATAGAAGTAAAACAATACACCCAAGCACAAACCGCTTTAGCAGAGATTAAAGCTGGTATGACACCTGATTTAATCATTACAGACCTCAATATGCCTGTAATGAATGGTTTTGAATTTTTAGAAGCTTTAAGAAAAGTACCAGCAACTGGCAGAACACCATGTTTGATGTTAACAACAGAAACTAAACCAGAACTAAAACAAAAAGGTAAGGCATTAGGACTTACTGGTTGGATTGTCAAACCATTTAATCCAGCACAGTTAAAACAAGCAATTTCAAGAGTGCTAAGACTAGCGTAA
- a CDS encoding response regulator has protein sequence MAIIMVVDDSKTVRNYHGSILKSQGFEILEAENGMEALEKSLGASVDLYLVDVNMPIMDGYSFISDLRKQDAHKTVPVIMVTTQAKEEDKINAFKVGANIFETKPIKPDVLQAYVDILVKS, from the coding sequence ATGGCAATTATAATGGTAGTAGACGATTCAAAAACAGTTAGGAATTATCATGGATCGATATTAAAATCTCAAGGTTTTGAGATTTTAGAAGCAGAAAATGGTATGGAAGCATTGGAAAAATCTCTTGGTGCATCTGTTGATTTGTACTTAGTGGATGTAAATATGCCAATAATGGACGGTTACTCTTTTATAAGTGATTTGAGAAAACAAGATGCTCATAAAACTGTGCCAGTTATTATGGTTACAACTCAAGCCAAAGAAGAAGACAAGATAAATGCTTTTAAAGTTGGAGCAAATATTTTTGAAACTAAACCTATAAAACCTGATGTGCTTCAAGCATATGTAGATATTTTAGTTAAAAGTTAG
- a CDS encoding Hpt domain-containing protein produces the protein MDQLLEQFLSEARENLAFIDQNIEDIGGDDPELLNSVFRAAHTLKGGSGIVGFDSIRDITHHAEDLLDMLRDGRLEFVESMTAALYDAFDEVLNLVEAAEESEGIVEADTEILNTIVTSLSEQMGKDEEVESVWKAEFLLLEDTSSVVNMPLYMLKNESCQKLAFKNPPLSEEFCENENFYAVLFDIDESCMVYGNDPIYTLSLIGDKVLGVHSCISDNNAKSVLSGTEDADGLLLRVQLTAFIKSNYAEIEESLFNFIDELQFLPLDIQTLLSIDAGEKGHKIDSLKELSDVANDLELDEIVEAVQRSMELVGADTLQYAQLQRFIDISSFIEEGDVKKLNDFFQNLYKGEVYNIENNNEEEVVVQEVSVEEKETEEVEEEIIQSTDANIEINEHIELALTNIKTQQLQALEYIQSDDDLKRVLSMMSKIKKFTPQMPDDLSTKDEIKSFLESQLGIVTSTPEVSVEKKVEQKVEKSLNHK, from the coding sequence ATGGATCAATTATTAGAACAATTTTTAAGTGAAGCAAGAGAAAATCTAGCATTTATTGACCAAAATATTGAAGATATTGGTGGTGATGACCCAGAACTTTTAAACTCCGTTTTTCGCGCGGCACACACTTTAAAAGGTGGTAGTGGGATTGTAGGTTTTGATAGTATCAGAGATATAACGCATCATGCAGAAGATTTACTAGATATGCTTAGAGATGGAAGACTAGAGTTTGTTGAGTCTATGACAGCGGCACTTTATGATGCATTTGATGAAGTTTTAAACCTAGTAGAAGCAGCAGAAGAAAGCGAAGGTATAGTTGAAGCAGATACAGAGATTTTAAATACTATAGTAACTAGTTTAAGTGAGCAAATGGGTAAAGATGAAGAAGTAGAGAGTGTTTGGAAGGCAGAATTTTTGCTTTTAGAAGATACTTCTTCAGTAGTTAATATGCCACTTTATATGTTGAAAAATGAATCTTGCCAAAAATTAGCTTTTAAAAATCCACCTTTAAGTGAAGAATTTTGTGAAAATGAAAACTTTTATGCAGTTTTATTTGATATAGATGAATCATGTATGGTTTATGGTAATGATCCCATATATACTCTTTCTCTCATAGGAGATAAAGTTTTAGGTGTTCACTCATGCATATCTGATAACAATGCGAAATCTGTTCTTAGTGGTACTGAAGATGCAGATGGTTTACTTTTAAGAGTTCAGCTAACGGCTTTTATAAAGTCTAACTATGCTGAAATAGAAGAATCACTTTTCAACTTTATAGATGAACTTCAGTTTTTACCTTTAGATATTCAAACTTTACTAAGTATAGATGCTGGAGAAAAAGGACATAAAATAGACTCTTTAAAGGAGTTAAGTGATGTTGCTAATGACTTAGAACTAGATGAAATTGTAGAAGCTGTTCAGCGTTCTATGGAGTTAGTTGGTGCTGATACACTTCAGTATGCACAACTTCAACGATTTATAGATATAAGCTCTTTTATAGAGGAAGGTGATGTTAAAAAATTAAATGACTTTTTCCAGAATCTTTATAAAGGTGAAGTTTATAATATAGAGAATAATAATGAAGAAGAAGTAGTAGTACAAGAAGTTAGTGTTGAAGAAAAAGAAACGGAAGAAGTAGAAGAAGAAATAATACAAAGTACAGATGCTAATATAGAAATAAATGAGCATATAGAACTAGCACTTACAAACATCAAAACTCAACAGCTCCAAGCATTAGAGTATATACAAAGTGATGATGACTTAAAAAGAGTTTTATCGATGATGTCAAAGATTAAAAAATTCACACCTCAGATGCCAGATGACTTAAGCACAAAAGATGAGATAAAGTCTTTCTTGGAATCTCAATTAGGTATTGTCACATCAACTCCAGAAGTAAGCGTAGAGAAAAAAGTAGAACAAAAAGTTGAGAAAAGCTTGAACCACAAGTAG
- a CDS encoding chemotaxis protein CheA: MEQESIDSLMNVAGELLVAKNSLPYLADNVAGLSHEVIKREIMDKYIFINRLTEQLQDLIMGMRMLPISYVFDRYPKLVRDISKKLGKKVKLEMQGGETKLDKNMIEMLADPMIHIMRNSLDHGVEMPDVREQKGKSAMGNVTLKAYTQSDRIIIEIIDDGAGINVERVASKVLEKGLMTPEQIDNLDENEMAELVLLPGLSTAEEITEFSGRGVGMDVVRKSIEGFGGSINIKTKANQGTVITLSIPMSLAVTSLLHIQMNDIHYGLPMDSVNETVKLERSEIEYLHNEPFVYIRGEVIPLLFIKSMLNEEEMKDKPLSIVVLNIKDNFLAVVVNNFLGQLDVVQKPLVGIMEGHPLFSGTALLGNGQIIMAMDPIGLLGISQKLKKDVAVA, encoded by the coding sequence ATAGAACAAGAGTCTATTGATAGTCTTATGAATGTTGCAGGGGAGCTCTTAGTTGCTAAAAATTCTCTTCCATATTTAGCTGATAATGTTGCAGGTTTAAGTCATGAGGTTATTAAACGAGAGATTATGGATAAATATATTTTTATCAACCGTCTTACCGAACAACTACAAGACCTTATAATGGGAATGAGAATGTTACCTATTTCGTATGTTTTTGATAGATATCCAAAACTTGTTCGCGATATTAGTAAAAAGCTTGGAAAAAAAGTTAAACTAGAGATGCAAGGTGGCGAAACTAAACTAGATAAAAACATGATAGAGATGTTGGCAGACCCAATGATTCATATTATGAGAAATTCACTAGACCATGGTGTAGAGATGCCAGATGTGCGTGAGCAAAAAGGTAAGAGCGCTATGGGTAATGTTACTCTAAAAGCCTATACTCAATCAGATAGAATAATCATAGAAATTATAGATGATGGCGCAGGTATAAATGTAGAGCGAGTTGCTAGTAAAGTTTTAGAAAAAGGACTGATGACACCTGAACAGATAGATAATCTTGATGAAAATGAGATGGCTGAGTTAGTTCTTTTACCAGGACTCTCAACAGCAGAAGAGATTACTGAGTTTAGTGGGCGCGGTGTTGGAATGGATGTTGTTAGAAAATCCATAGAGGGTTTTGGTGGAAGTATAAACATAAAAACAAAAGCAAATCAAGGAACAGTGATAACCTTATCTATCCCGATGTCTTTAGCCGTAACATCTCTGCTTCATATCCAAATGAATGATATTCATTATGGCCTTCCAATGGATAGCGTAAATGAAACGGTTAAACTTGAACGCTCTGAGATAGAGTACCTTCATAATGAGCCGTTTGTTTATATTCGTGGGGAAGTGATTCCCTTACTATTTATAAAATCAATGTTAAATGAAGAAGAGATGAAAGATAAACCTCTTTCAATCGTAGTTTTAAATATTAAAGATAACTTTTTAGCAGTAGTAGTAAATAATTTTTTAGGTCAATTAGATGTAGTTCAAAAGCCTTTAGTAGGAATCATGGAAGGTCATCCACTCTTTAGTGGAACTGCACTTCTTGGAAATGGACAAATCATAATGGCAATGGATCCAATAGGACTTTTAGGAATTTCGCAAAAACTAAAAAAAGATGTTGCAGTAGCATAA
- a CDS encoding chemotaxis protein CheW, whose translation MKDLIVFSVGSSRYALDIENIQRIIQVFDMSEIPNAHKFIDGMMSYEGKVIKVVSFRKIIGLLTYDEELVQLFDKLKKAHQAWVDELEISIKNGSKFTRELDPNKCELGKWLNAFNSYDDEIGKTFKRLYENHKNLYITGANILKTLQDDKEKAIEEFNKSIYDIFYQTMNEIDSFIAKVDKVANSLQKLVIYESNNNIFAVKVDKIEDIAHIEDNEVMNNDEDNNSDFLELLGVLNLDDVLINVIKTINIPI comes from the coding sequence ATGAAAGATTTAATAGTTTTTAGTGTTGGGAGTAGTCGTTATGCTCTTGATATTGAAAATATACAAAGAATTATTCAAGTGTTTGATATGAGTGAGATACCAAATGCCCATAAGTTTATAGATGGAATGATGTCTTATGAAGGTAAGGTTATAAAAGTTGTTAGCTTTCGTAAGATAATCGGACTATTAACTTATGATGAAGAACTTGTCCAACTATTTGACAAACTTAAAAAAGCTCATCAAGCATGGGTAGATGAGTTGGAAATCTCTATAAAAAATGGTTCTAAATTTACGAGAGAATTAGACCCAAATAAGTGTGAACTTGGGAAATGGTTAAATGCTTTTAACTCTTATGATGATGAGATTGGAAAAACCTTTAAGCGTTTATACGAAAATCACAAAAATCTTTATATTACTGGTGCAAATATTTTAAAAACTTTACAAGATGATAAAGAAAAAGCGATAGAAGAGTTTAACAAAAGTATTTATGATATATTTTACCAAACTATGAATGAGATAGACTCATTTATAGCAAAAGTTGATAAGGTAGCAAACTCTTTACAAAAGCTTGTCATTTATGAAAGTAATAATAATATTTTTGCAGTTAAAGTAGATAAGATAGAAGATATTGCCCATATAGAAGATAATGAAGTTATGAATAATGATGAAGATAATAATAGTGATTTTTTAGAACTTTTAGGTGTTCTTAATTTAGATGATGTTTTGATAAATGTAATTAAAACTATTAATATACCAATCTAA
- a CDS encoding ParA family protein yields MKTIVISNRKGGSAKTTTAVNIASGLAKHGSVLLLDFDTQGHACIGVGCEPSETLGVHSIFTGHTLSESFIPTVHDNLTLSPALSFFDVYEYSDLRGVLKSRFKRENIADFFDYCVIDTPPTFDALLKNSLEVADAVVIPFVPHHLGVVAVGQMLRAVYQSASTFSREIADISILPVMYNPHINEHKESLAKVKTSFGEEKLLSPIGVDIKLAKQFESGSPIILDEKRSKGMKDYNRCVEELMKRIG; encoded by the coding sequence GTGAAAACCATTGTTATTAGCAATAGAAAAGGTGGTTCTGCAAAAACAACAACAGCAGTAAATATTGCAAGTGGTTTAGCAAAACATGGTTCTGTCTTATTACTAGATTTTGATACTCAAGGGCATGCTTGTATAGGTGTTGGTTGTGAGCCAAGTGAAACGCTTGGAGTTCACTCAATATTTACAGGACATACTCTGAGTGAGAGTTTTATACCAACTGTGCATGATAACTTAACGCTATCTCCGGCACTGTCCTTCTTTGATGTTTATGAGTACTCTGATCTAAGAGGTGTTTTGAAAAGTCGTTTTAAAAGAGAGAATATTGCAGATTTTTTTGACTACTGCGTTATAGATACCCCACCAACCTTTGATGCTTTGTTAAAGAACTCTCTTGAAGTCGCAGATGCTGTTGTTATACCATTCGTCCCTCATCATTTAGGTGTAGTTGCAGTTGGTCAGATGCTTCGTGCTGTATATCAAAGTGCTTCAACTTTTTCTCGTGAAATAGCAGATATATCTATACTCCCTGTTATGTACAATCCTCACATAAATGAGCATAAAGAATCATTAGCCAAGGTTAAAACATCTTTTGGCGAGGAGAAACTATTATCTCCCATAGGAGTAGATATAAAACTTGCAAAACAGTTTGAATCAGGTTCTCCAATCATCTTGGATGAAAAAAGGTCTAAGGGGATGAAAGATTATAACCGTTGTGTAGAAGAACTTATGAAAAGGATTGGATAA
- a CDS encoding response regulator, translated as MNVLIVDDNANNRIILRLLLEDYEEDTGTKFEIQEAKDGQEAVNKCEKDNFDIVLMDILMPNMDGIQATKLIREQNNKIMIIAVSAVDDSERKKDILNNGAEDYIIKPVNADVFRSRIQNYVTLIEARAHKKNNTNNVNLFTTEVFSRYTNFMINSEDSISEFWEFFLLNITKKNNNLSDVVRAIFSIAEAQIKLSIDANVVIEESEEKQYFTLTDIDKLPKKIIELIVIKNGVLCEYKIETSKISFELEKVYIKDEEEVSNQASNVQSVVLEEKDEEIASSVEYKSLALEVFDYLDSEDLVDLEEYAAKLNSLMLIVGSGNVTSEEVQEIYSYLEKLGSILSSYSEVFVISKALKELSYDMSNNELKFIENSEILGRMCAAFSNDMLRWIQMSFHTGAPSIDFMNDTIVVNCETIGSMLKLDESVSNVEDLDDIFDF; from the coding sequence ATGAATGTTTTAATAGTAGATGATAATGCAAACAATAGAATAATACTTAGACTACTTCTTGAAGATTATGAAGAAGATACAGGTACAAAGTTTGAAATACAAGAAGCTAAGGATGGACAAGAAGCTGTTAACAAATGTGAAAAAGATAATTTCGATATAGTTCTTATGGATATTCTGATGCCAAATATGGACGGAATCCAAGCTACAAAACTTATAAGAGAGCAAAACAATAAAATTATGATTATCGCTGTTTCAGCAGTTGATGATAGTGAGAGAAAGAAAGATATTTTAAATAATGGTGCAGAAGATTATATAATTAAACCTGTAAATGCAGATGTATTTAGAAGTAGAATTCAAAATTATGTAACACTTATTGAAGCAAGAGCACATAAAAAAAATAACACAAATAATGTAAACCTTTTTACAACAGAAGTTTTTTCAAGATATACAAATTTTATGATTAATTCTGAAGATTCTATATCTGAATTTTGGGAATTTTTTCTTTTAAATATCACTAAAAAGAATAATAATCTAAGTGATGTTGTTCGTGCTATCTTTTCTATAGCAGAAGCACAGATAAAATTATCTATAGATGCTAATGTTGTTATAGAAGAATCAGAAGAAAAACAATATTTTACATTAACAGATATTGATAAACTTCCTAAAAAAATTATTGAGCTTATTGTTATAAAAAATGGCGTTTTGTGTGAATATAAAATAGAAACATCAAAAATATCTTTTGAGTTAGAAAAAGTATATATAAAAGATGAAGAAGAAGTTAGCAATCAAGCTTCAAATGTACAATCAGTTGTGCTTGAAGAAAAAGATGAAGAGATAGCATCTAGTGTTGAGTATAAATCACTAGCATTAGAAGTTTTTGATTATCTTGATAGTGAAGATTTGGTTGATTTAGAAGAGTATGCGGCTAAGCTAAACTCTTTAATGTTGATAGTTGGTAGTGGAAATGTGACATCAGAAGAAGTTCAAGAAATATACTCATATTTAGAAAAACTCGGGTCTATCTTGTCTTCATATAGTGAAGTATTTGTTATTTCAAAAGCGCTAAAAGAATTGTCTTATGATATGTCAAACAATGAGTTAAAATTTATAGAAAATTCTGAAATTCTAGGAAGAATGTGTGCTGCATTTAGTAATGATATGTTAAGATGGATTCAGATGTCTTTTCACACAGGTGCGCCAAGCATCGATTTTATGAATGACACTATTGTAGTAAATTGCGAGACTATAGGTTCAATGCTAAAACTTGATGAAAGTGTTAGTAATGTAGAAGATTTAGATGATATCTTTGATTTTTAG
- the kdsB gene encoding 3-deoxy-manno-octulosonate cytidylyltransferase, producing MIIIPARLASTRFPQKVLADIGGLPMVVRTAKAVEHLDRVVIAADDEKVIAVCKEYGIEAMLTSTTHKSGTDRIHECATILNLDDDEIIINVQADEPFIEPEVVEMLISKLKNLQKIDEPFIMGSCYNSINADSAKDPNLVKVVLDSDNNAIYFSRSLIPYNRSGRANYFGHIGIYGFSKKSLKEFCNLSDAPIEDIEGLEQLRAIYHQKKITMLKVASTGFGIDTKEDLRRAIEIFL from the coding sequence ATGATTATTATTCCTGCACGATTAGCATCTACTAGGTTTCCTCAAAAAGTTTTAGCAGATATTGGTGGTTTACCGATGGTAGTTAGAACAGCAAAAGCAGTTGAGCATCTAGACAGGGTTGTTATAGCAGCTGATGATGAAAAAGTAATAGCAGTCTGTAAGGAGTATGGCATTGAAGCGATGCTAACATCAACAACACATAAAAGCGGAACAGATAGAATCCATGAATGTGCTACTATACTAAATCTTGATGATGATGAGATAATCATAAATGTTCAAGCAGATGAACCATTTATTGAGCCTGAGGTTGTTGAGATGCTAATAAGTAAACTTAAAAATTTGCAAAAAATAGATGAGCCGTTTATCATGGGAAGTTGTTACAACTCTATAAATGCAGACTCAGCAAAAGACCCAAATCTTGTTAAAGTCGTACTAGATAGCGATAACAATGCCATATATTTCTCTCGCTCACTCATTCCATATAACAGAAGTGGAAGAGCAAACTACTTTGGACACATTGGCATCTATGGGTTTTCTAAAAAAAGTTTAAAAGAATTTTGTAATCTAAGTGACGCTCCTATCGAAGATATAGAAGGGTTAGAACAACTAAGAGCTATTTATCATCAAAAAAAGATAACCATGTTAAAAGTCGCTAGTACAGGTTTTGGGATTGATACTAAAGAAGATTTGCGCAGAGCTATAGAAATTTTTCTTTAA
- a CDS encoding tRNA1(Val) (adenine(37)-N6)-methyltransferase, which produces MLLYQPHNGYCYNSDSLFLYDFINSFNPRGKILDVGAGCGIVGLLVARDNEKVNLEAVEKQDIFVSLATINARVNKIKYKIKKTDILEYDEKQKYDFIISNPPFYNQGSKQSKNNILFNARYNVNLPIDKFFKKITRLLKPQGHFIFCYEASQFFLVCAELDKVKLRVVDVRFVHSRLDKKASLVLIHARNSSKSLMNVLSPLITMKDKNYTKEVEEIFKKASTQSIKCQL; this is translated from the coding sequence ATGCTACTTTATCAACCACACAATGGTTATTGTTACAACAGTGACTCACTTTTTTTATATGACTTTATAAACTCTTTTAACCCTCGTGGAAAAATTTTAGATGTTGGAGCAGGGTGTGGAATAGTAGGACTTTTAGTAGCACGAGATAACGAAAAAGTAAATCTTGAAGCAGTTGAAAAACAAGATATATTTGTTTCATTAGCAACTATAAATGCAAGAGTAAATAAGATAAAGTATAAGATAAAAAAAACAGATATTTTAGAGTATGATGAGAAGCAAAAATATGACTTTATAATTTCCAATCCCCCTTTTTATAACCAAGGAAGTAAACAAAGTAAAAACAATATATTGTTTAATGCAAGGTATAATGTTAACTTACCAATAGATAAATTTTTTAAAAAAATAACAAGACTTTTAAAACCTCAAGGTCATTTTATATTTTGCTATGAGGCTTCACAGTTTTTTCTTGTGTGTGCTGAATTAGATAAAGTAAAATTAAGAGTTGTTGATGTTAGATTTGTTCATTCAAGATTAGATAAAAAGGCCTCTTTAGTGCTTATACATGCAAGAAATAGTTCAAAATCACTTATGAATGTTTTATCACCTCTAATCACAATGAAAGATAAAAACTATACAAAAGAGGTAGAAGAAATTTTTAAAAAAGCATCTACGCAGAGTATAAAATGTCAGCTGTGA
- a CDS encoding YkgJ family cysteine cluster protein, producing the protein MQKKGFDYSFDVSACSDCEGRCCTGESGYIYVTKAEIQNISKLLNFKEEDFVKDYLYKKGYKYSIKEIKYDDSYECVFYNRDIKACSIYDERPSQCRTFPFWDYYKTRLDELKKECSGVKMKGDDVF; encoded by the coding sequence ATGCAAAAGAAAGGCTTTGATTATAGTTTTGATGTAAGTGCTTGTAGTGATTGTGAAGGTAGGTGTTGCACTGGAGAGAGTGGATATATCTATGTTACGAAAGCAGAGATACAAAATATTAGTAAACTTTTGAATTTTAAAGAAGAAGATTTTGTTAAAGATTATCTATATAAAAAAGGCTATAAGTACTCTATAAAAGAGATAAAGTATGATGACTCGTATGAATGTGTATTTTATAATAGAGATATCAAAGCTTGTAGCATCTATGATGAACGACCATCTCAATGTAGGACTTTTCCTTTTTGGGATTATTATAAAACAAGGTTAGATGAGTTGAAAAAAGAATGTTCAGGAGTTAAAATGAAGGGTGATGATGTTTTTTAA
- the trpC gene encoding indole-3-glycerol phosphate synthase TrpC, giving the protein MILDDIIEKTKEDLIKREKEFSLDWLGRSLAFNARVPRDVFPYLKATEQDPYRIIAEVKKASPSKGVIREDFDPLEIAQAYERGGASAISVLTEPHFFQGSLDYLGGIRRYVGIPLLRKDFIVSKYQILEAMVHGADFILLIATALSRKELKELLAYTRHLGMEALVEVHDKPDLIKAIYAGSDIIGINHRNLKTFEMNMNLCYDLIPLIPNGKIIVAESGIYEHGQLEDLSKAGVDAFLVGESLMRTNNEEEALRKLKFC; this is encoded by the coding sequence ATGATTTTAGATGATATTATAGAAAAAACCAAAGAAGATTTAATAAAAAGAGAAAAAGAATTTTCACTTGATTGGTTAGGTCGTTCACTTGCATTTAATGCAAGAGTTCCAAGAGATGTATTCCCTTATTTAAAAGCGACAGAGCAAGACCCATATAGAATAATAGCAGAGGTTAAAAAAGCTTCTCCATCAAAGGGTGTGATTCGTGAAGACTTTGACCCACTTGAGATAGCTCAGGCTTATGAGAGAGGTGGAGCGAGTGCTATCTCTGTACTTACAGAGCCTCACTTTTTTCAAGGTTCATTAGATTATCTTGGTGGAATTAGACGCTATGTAGGCATCCCACTTTTAAGAAAAGATTTTATAGTTTCAAAGTATCAGATTTTAGAAGCAATGGTTCATGGAGCAGACTTTATCCTTTTAATAGCTACGGCACTTTCAAGAAAAGAGTTAAAAGAACTCTTAGCCTATACTAGGCATCTAGGTATGGAAGCTTTAGTAGAAGTACATGATAAACCAGATTTAATAAAAGCTATTTATGCTGGTAGTGATATCATAGGGATTAATCATAGAAATTTAAAAACTTTTGAAATGAATATGAATCTATGTTATGACTTGATACCTTTGATTCCAAATGGAAAAATAATTGTTGCTGAGAGTGGCATCTATGAACACGGTCAGTTAGAAGATTTAAGTAAAGCAGGTGTAGATGCTTTCCTTGTTGGCGAGTCTTTAATGAGAACCAACAACGAAGAAGAAGCTCTAAGAAAACTAAAATTTTGCTAA
- a CDS encoding GatB/YqeY domain-containing protein yields the protein MTLREIINQDIKDAMKAKETKKRDALRLLTSAFKQIEVDERRVLSDDDIIKIIQTQVKRRNDAASQFKDASRDDLVKIELDEIAIYTPYLPAQLDDEELASSIAKIISILGASTMKDMGKVMGKASKELAGKADGKRISECVKDLLK from the coding sequence ATGACATTAAGAGAAATAATCAACCAAGATATCAAAGATGCAATGAAAGCAAAAGAAACAAAAAAAAGAGATGCTCTTCGTCTTTTAACAAGTGCCTTTAAGCAAATAGAAGTTGATGAAAGAAGAGTTTTAAGTGATGATGATATTATAAAAATCATTCAAACACAAGTAAAAAGAAGAAATGATGCTGCTTCTCAGTTTAAAGATGCCTCTCGTGATGATTTAGTAAAAATAGAACTAGATGAAATTGCAATATATACTCCTTATCTACCGGCTCAACTTGATGATGAAGAATTAGCATCTAGCATAGCAAAAATAATCTCGATACTTGGAGCTTCTACTATGAAAGATATGGGTAAAGTAATGGGTAAAGCGTCTAAAGAGTTAGCTGGTAAAGCAGATGGAAAAAGAATAAGTGAGTGTGTTAAAGATTTATTAAAATAA
- the flgH gene encoding flagellar basal body L-ring protein FlgH — MLKTILIFSMPFYVILFLTGCTANLTEPEIDFEPPAYVEQMPSREDKKDYISTGSIFGQGDNPLFSDHKAMHVNDIVRVVISETAQSSSTGTKALAESDESALGGGVFASAGGNPAMSAYASNLTGLSNIGYTGKSSNTYSGQGSATKDATFTTTVSARIVKVLQNGNYFISGKREILVDEQKQTIQISGVIRPYDIDQYNKISSAQMSDAKILYKTQGDLDRATKQGWGTKVIQAVWPF; from the coding sequence ATGCTAAAAACAATTTTAATATTTTCCATGCCATTTTATGTTATACTATTTTTAACAGGTTGTACTGCTAATTTAACAGAACCAGAGATAGACTTTGAACCACCCGCTTATGTTGAGCAGATGCCGTCTCGTGAAGATAAAAAAGATTATATATCTACAGGAAGCATATTTGGTCAAGGAGATAATCCACTTTTCTCAGACCACAAAGCAATGCATGTAAATGATATAGTAAGAGTTGTTATTTCTGAAACAGCTCAAAGCTCAAGTACTGGAACAAAAGCCCTTGCTGAATCCGATGAGAGTGCTTTAGGTGGTGGAGTTTTTGCATCAGCTGGTGGAAACCCAGCAATGAGTGCCTATGCAAGTAATCTTACTGGCTTATCAAATATAGGCTATACTGGAAAATCTTCTAATACTTATTCAGGTCAAGGAAGTGCAACAAAAGATGCAACTTTTACAACTACTGTTTCAGCTAGAATAGTAAAAGTTTTACAAAATGGAAACTATTTTATCTCTGGAAAAAGAGAAATTTTAGTTGATGAACAAAAACAAACTATACAAATAAGTGGTGTTATTCGTCCATACGATATAGACCAATATAATAAAATTAGTTCTGCTCAAATGAGCGATGCTAAGATTCTTTATAAAACACAAGGAGATCTTGACCGTGCGACAAAACAAGGATGGGGAACCAAAGTTATTCAGGCTGTTTGGCCATTTTAG
- a CDS encoding diguanylate cyclase domain-containing protein, producing MNEQVNQTYDKLTKAFDYNALLQRLQTCEKVNYFLLNIDNFSNINDAYGYETGDEALLQVASFINMVKPKTSTLYRFNSDKFVLIDESSFSKEDIEHIANSILSFFLIVI from the coding sequence ATGAATGAACAAGTAAATCAGACTTATGACAAGCTAACCAAAGCTTTCGATTATAATGCTTTACTTCAAAGACTTCAAACTTGTGAAAAAGTAAATTATTTTTTATTAAATATAGATAATTTTTCAAATATTAACGATGCTTATGGTTATGAAACTGGTGATGAAGCTTTACTTCAAGTTGCAAGTTTTATAAACATGGTAAAACCAAAAACTTCAACTTTATATAGATTTAATTCAGATAAATTTGTTTTAATAGATGAAAGTTCTTTTAGTAAAGAAGATATTGAACATATAGCAAATTCAATACTTTCATTTTTTCTCATAGTGATATAA